AATCCTGTTTTTGCCAGAACACATTCTTGTCTCTCCTTCTGGCCTTTTGGGCTCAAGGTCTCCACTGCTGTGATTCATGCAGAACAAAGTGGGAGCGCCTCAGCCTGGCTGTCAAGCCCTTCATCCATTCACcgatgtattcattcaacaagcgtCTGCCAGCTGCCTATCAGGAGGGAAGTGAGTTCTGCTCACGGGGGACATCCCCTTCTCTTTCCCTGGGATAATCGGCAACCCAAGCACCTACCTTCCAGAAGACCCCcgcctccttctcttctcccctaGTTATGCGCCCTTGTCCCAGCTGTCACCACCATTTATCACAGCCATCTCCAGTTCTAGCTCAGCTTGCCCACGTCCAGCTCAAATCCTCCTTTTCCATGAAGTCTTCCCGCAGACTCCATGAATTTGTGTGGTCCATCTTCTCTGTTCTGCCATCACCTCTCGCTTACCTCCGACTGTGGCCCTCGCCACCATCTGTCTGAGGTCTTAGTCACTTATCTACTTGACTGTGTCCCTCACTAGATCAGGACCTCCAGAGTGAGCTGTTCAATCATCTTTGTGTCCCTAGTACAGAGCCTGTGCAGAACGGCCACTCAACCGTGTCTTCTGAATTCACTGATTTCGTGCCGTGTGCTCTGGGGAGCTGCAAAAGGGCAGGACGCGTCTGGGCTCCCCTAGGCAAAGGTCCCAGCGCTGCAGCCCCAGGCATCCTCTATGTCTCCTACTAGGGATCCCACTTCTCACTCTTGATGTGGCCTCCCCTCGCCGCCTGTTCATCCCAGCTCACTCTCCGGTCCTGCAGTGGGGGCTGGAACACAGACTTCCTGGGGGTTCCGTCGTGGTGGGAGCTCCTGGGTTCCACTTGTTTGGGCTGTTTTAAGTTCTTCCCCACTTCAGATGAGGAAAACAAGAGCCATTCCCCCTTctgactttcctttcttttcttttctcagatcCCTCCAGTgtaggagggtgggagggagagctgGTCCAGGGGCGAGGGGAGACTCCTTTCTCACGGGGAGTTTTCAGATAAAGGCTCTGGGAATCCTGAGAAGGGTGGAAGGTGTGGGAATGGATGCCGTGGAGTGCAGGCTGGCACATTTTCCATGGAGACAGCAACTCGGATTTAGGTGCCAGCAGATGGTGACCGAGGTGCCCCGCTCTCTGGAAGTCCGGGCACCAGCTCAGCTCCACACTTGCCTAGGCCCGGGGAGCAGAATAAGCTGACCCTTCCCGACCTGCCGGCCACCCATTCAGGAGCACTGCTGGGTGTTTATCCAGCAACCCTGAGTGCTGGGCTTCAGGGTTGGGCCCTGAATTCAAACCCTAATTTTACGTGACCTAGTTTCTTGCCCTCTGTGAGATTTTGTGTCTTCACCTGTGAATTGGGGTAATGATACACACCCCAAAGACCTGCCTCAAGGTTTAATGACAGCGTGCATGGAGGGCCCTGGGTTCAGGGACTGGCACTCTACTCATGGTGGTTCTGGGTAGAATGAGAACCCCAGAGAGAGCTTCCCCGACAGCTGCAGGGACCATTGTTTTCCTGCCGTTGACCTTCCATTATCCTCCATTAACAGTATCCCAGTTTTGCTTTGAGAAGTTGCTTTTTCTCCACTGAGTACAGCCTGGTGGGGCTGGAATTAGGACTCCGGTACCACTGCCTTCTGACAAGAGGTAGGCACATTCCTGTGTGAACCCTGAGAGAGCCAGCCCTTCGAGATGGATGCTGAGGGGCTACCCGGGTCTGAATTTGAGTGGCGCTGAAAGCCATTTGCCTATTGTAGGTTACATACATGCCCTGTGCAAGCCGAACAGTAGCTCAGTGCTGGGGCCTTCTTAGCTGTCTGTTCCTGCTCACACTGCCAGAATCAACTGCTGCCGAAGTCCTCATTCTGCCACCTGAACCTGACCCATGAAATGTGACCTGTGGTCAACTTTAACATCAGCAAATCAGAACTGAACAAGCTTGCATCCCTCAGATGCAGTGGGAACTGGAATTAGAATCTAAGCAGAAACTTTTTCTATGCAAGATAGCCCTTCCCTTTGTTCTGGCAGACATGCCTTGGTTTTATACTGAAGACTGAGTCTCCCCGGTTGGCAAACTGCTGGTTGGAAaaaagtctctttttaaaaacattccttttCAGTTTTCAGTGGATTCGTTAACACGCTATTCTGGGCCAGCAGGATGACAACTCCTTGGAATTCAAAATTgaacaaagagacaaagagacCTGGAGAGATGGGTGTTTGTTCCATAGTTCCTTGAGCAGACCCCTGCTATTAGAATATTCCTGTACATGCTGCTTCTTCAAACTTGGGGAAGCCTTTGGAGCCAgaatgcctgggtttgaatcccagctcacTGACTCTGTGACATTAGGTGAGTCACTTACTCTCCCTGCCCCCATTTTCCTCAAATGTAAAAGGCGGGTAACAGCAGTAGGTACCTAACAGAGTTATAGTGAGGTTTAGGTgacttaataaatgtaaaatgcaccTGGCACATACTCAGTGCTATCTATGTGCTCCCTGTTGTTACAGTTTCAAACCTGGCTCTCAGAGTTCCAATTGATTCTGTGAgtgcttaagaaaaaaacaatattttttgttttttgttggaagggagagatgggggtcttactttgttgtctagtctggagtgcagtgatgccatcatgaagcactgcagccttaaacacctgggctcaagtgatcctccccgcctcagcctcccaagtagctaagatgttgggcacgtgccaccgtgcccgagtaatttttatattttaatatttttactttttgtagagatgaggtttggtgtgttgcccaggttggtctcaaattcctggcttcaagtgatcctgttgcctcaacctcccaaagcgttgagattacaggtgtgagccactctgcctggcctgtttttctgATAAATTCCCTTTGATTAAAGTTAGCCAGAGTTGGATTCCTTTGCTCACAGTGAAGGACTCTAGCTGATTTAGTGGTTAGGATGCCCAACAAACGCAAAGACAGCTATGCTATAACTAGTGATTCATGCTGAGCCTTGGTATAGTCCATGCTTGTGGAGATGGTGATGATCAGAGgtctcttctttttcccttccacAACTCAGCTTTAGACTCTGACTCCCAAAATCCTGACTGCTTAGGACTTCCCCACGAGCTTCTGCCCTGAGGCTTGCAGGGAGGAGCAGCCTAGTTTGTCAACAGTGGATTTTAAGCTGCCAGGATTGATATGTCAGAGCCACCAACCAAATTTTCTTAACTAGAACATAACGCTgaagtcaaaataaaaagaggcagGGCTGATGGGCAGTACTGCCAGAAACGGACTTCCGGTCATTAGCTATATCCGCAGGCACACGGGGGCTTCTTCCTCTGACAAGGCGGCCAGTGAGTGCCAAATGACTTTCGAAAGCTCACGAGCCAGCCCCAGAGTAATTGGGCAATCCATGCCTCCCCTTGGACTTGGGCTTGTCAGTTGAAGTgggcaggcagaggcagagctggTACCCACCCTCAAGATGCAAGCCACCTTCACACGACCTGCCAAGCTGCTATGTGCCTCTATACCTGTGCCCTTGCCATTCATCTGCCGGACGTGCCCTTTCCTGTTGCTGCACCGGTGCCCCACGGTCATCTCAAACCTCAGCTCAAGTGTACCTCCCTT
The genomic region above belongs to Piliocolobus tephrosceles isolate RC106 chromosome 1, ASM277652v3, whole genome shotgun sequence and contains:
- the LOC111526219 gene encoding LOW QUALITY PROTEIN: uncharacterized protein LOC111526219 (The sequence of the model RefSeq protein was modified relative to this genomic sequence to represent the inferred CDS: inserted 2 bases in 1 codon; substituted 1 base at 1 genomic stop codon); the protein is MDHRGLLSPFYLPFSAKNKVGAPQPGCQALHPFTDVFIQQASASCLSGGKXFSDKGSGNPEKGGRCGNGCRGVQAGXHFPWRQQLGFRCQQMVTEVPRSLEVRAPAQLHTCLGPGSRIS